In Planctomycetaceae bacterium, a genomic segment contains:
- the cmk gene encoding (d)CMP kinase has translation MIITIDGPAGSGKSTVAKLLAKDLNVRFLDTGAMYRAVAFAVLQAGIDESRTEEVASVAEGVQIAFQDSRLLLNNKDVTTQIRMPDVTAVSSIIASNPRVRARMVELQRMIGQQGSLVTEGRDQGTVVFPHAEFKFFLTASLDARAWRRHQELHAKGSQLPLHIVRDQLRQRDDRDENRIHAPMKPAEDAITIDTSDHTIAEVVEILIRRIQTPTDQGAPPARE, from the coding sequence ATGATCATTACAATTGATGGACCGGCAGGCTCAGGCAAAAGCACTGTCGCCAAACTTCTCGCGAAGGATCTGAACGTTCGCTTTCTCGACACAGGTGCGATGTACAGAGCTGTTGCATTTGCGGTTCTGCAGGCCGGCATCGACGAATCCAGAACAGAAGAGGTCGCTTCGGTCGCCGAAGGTGTTCAGATCGCCTTCCAGGATTCCAGGTTATTGCTCAACAACAAAGATGTCACCACCCAAATTCGAATGCCGGACGTGACGGCCGTTTCGTCCATCATTGCATCAAATCCGCGCGTGCGTGCCCGCATGGTGGAATTGCAGCGAATGATTGGGCAACAGGGCAGTCTCGTGACCGAAGGACGAGATCAGGGCACCGTTGTATTCCCTCACGCAGAATTTAAGTTCTTTCTCACTGCCAGCCTGGACGCCCGCGCCTGGCGTCGTCATCAGGAACTCCATGCAAAGGGCTCGCAACTTCCATTGCACATCGTGCGGGATCAGTTGCGTCAAAGAGACGACCGGGACGAAAACCGAATCCATGCCCCGATGAAACCGGCAGAAGATGCCATCACCATCGATACATCGGATCACACAATTGCCGAAGTGGTTGAAATACTCATTCGGCGGATACAGACACCCACCGATCAAGGTGCTCCACCCGCCCGCGAATAG
- a CDS encoding glycosyltransferase family 4 protein, producing the protein MNIDERYLMRVAHIITRLILGGAQENTLYSVDDQHHLHGDQVCLITGPGLGPEGTLIPRAMARELDVRVLQDLHRSLSPAKDMRALRAIIRQLKEFAPDVVHTHSSKAGILGRYAAHRLGIPAVHTIHGASFHYGQPAVLHWCYRQAERMAARWCQRFISVCDAMSNQYVQAGIASADKFTTIYSGMETQNFLNSTRDPLEFRRELGLHPEHVVVTKVARLFHLKGHEYLLDAAPAIVNAVPNVRFVLVGDGVLRDEFQQRIRGMGLDQHFIFTGLISPEDVGSYIHASDMVVHTSVWEGLARVLPQGSLAGKPIISFDNDGAPEVCIHEQTGLLVPVRNTKKLEEAVIRLASDPALRIRLGQNGRTHCSTRFCHRHMTEQIRLVYEEVLRSAVR; encoded by the coding sequence ATGAATATCGATGAGCGTTATTTGATGCGTGTGGCCCATATTATTACCCGCCTGATTCTCGGAGGCGCTCAGGAGAACACGCTTTACAGCGTGGACGACCAGCACCACCTTCACGGTGATCAGGTTTGCCTGATCACGGGCCCGGGGTTGGGGCCGGAGGGAACTCTGATACCTCGCGCAATGGCCAGGGAATTGGACGTGCGAGTCCTGCAAGACCTTCATCGGTCTCTGTCTCCTGCAAAAGATATGAGAGCTCTTCGGGCGATCATCCGGCAGTTGAAAGAATTCGCGCCGGATGTGGTCCACACGCACAGTTCGAAGGCGGGAATTCTTGGACGCTATGCGGCTCACCGACTTGGAATTCCTGCGGTGCATACGATTCATGGTGCGTCTTTTCATTACGGACAACCGGCCGTCCTGCATTGGTGTTATCGACAGGCTGAGCGGATGGCGGCGCGCTGGTGCCAGCGATTCATCAGTGTTTGCGATGCGATGTCGAATCAGTATGTGCAGGCGGGTATTGCGAGCGCTGACAAATTCACGACGATCTACAGTGGAATGGAGACACAGAATTTTCTTAATTCAACGCGAGATCCGTTGGAGTTTCGCCGGGAACTGGGTTTGCATCCGGAACATGTCGTCGTCACCAAAGTGGCTCGACTCTTTCACCTGAAAGGGCACGAATACCTGCTTGACGCTGCCCCGGCCATTGTGAACGCTGTCCCGAATGTCCGATTTGTACTGGTTGGAGATGGAGTACTGCGGGACGAGTTTCAGCAAAGAATTCGGGGAATGGGGTTGGATCAGCACTTCATTTTCACGGGACTGATTTCCCCTGAAGACGTTGGCAGCTACATCCATGCCTCTGATATGGTTGTGCATACCAGTGTCTGGGAGGGGCTTGCGAGGGTGTTGCCGCAGGGATCGCTTGCGGGCAAACCGATCATCAGTTTCGATAACGATGGAGCGCCTGAAGTTTGTATTCACGAGCAGACGGGTCTTCTGGTTCCCGTTCGAAATACAAAAAAACTGGAAGAGGCTGTCATTCGGTTAGCCTCAGACCCCGCGCTAAGAATTCGCCTTGGGCAAAACGGCAGAACGCACTGCAGCACTCGATTCTGCCATCGGCACATGACCGAGCAGATACGCCTGGTCTACGAAGAGGTACTACGCAGCGCTGTCAGATAA
- the pilM gene encoding type IV pilus assembly protein PilM has translation MADSSSAWGIEIGQAGLKAIRLRATGSDKVAATAFDFIPHAKILSQPDAIPEELIRQSMTTFLERNSVDGDLIAISVPGQSSLAKFIKLPPVEPSKVAEIVKYEARQQIPFDLNEVIWDYQPIGGGEEESGFMLEAEVGLFAMKRDLVYEAMRPFMSNGKEVEIIQLAPLAVYNYLSYDVLGFRKTADTPEPPSTDEYYVMLDMGADNTTLLVSNGRSIWIRNVPIGGNHFTRSLTREMKLTFAKAEHLKINATKSPDPKSVFQAMRPVFNDYVSEIQKSIGFFGSVNRGAKIKKVIGVGNGFRLAGLQKFLQQNLQYDVERLEHLSGATGDSVLADPLFVDNIMTFAVPYGLALQAVGQTRIRTSLLPPEIAVERKIRSKKPVAVAAAAGLMLAMGIGTMASAHVLGTYGEEKWKPAQDAVTALQSAVSANQNAYSAEKTRHEERITSINQLVAPLEKRVLWAELLKAVNECLPRDEGNALDQSDISLQRRIHLDTITSKKVEDVGAWYQALKDGRVIDSDDGDAADGAEASASELPAPEGAGYIVTLRGYHFYNNESLKFEEKGEYFVLSTLNDNLSKWTIDRGGWEVPVAKLGISHPIVVSSIDNKFIYDPNARFGENGAMTGGPGMGGGYPGMGGGYPGGSGDMYGETGGETPGALGGFGGSDLGGPGLGGPAMGGLGLGGPGLGGPGMGGPGMGSNMYGGQGAAGGGNVVFEEKSKEDLQQLERTDFILQFVWKPTVERDRVDSDPAVSGETASEEGGVESPADPSGDESAATSAG, from the coding sequence ATGGCAGATTCCAGCAGTGCATGGGGCATTGAAATTGGCCAGGCAGGCTTGAAGGCAATTCGTCTTCGTGCGACCGGCAGTGACAAAGTTGCCGCCACCGCATTTGATTTTATTCCTCATGCGAAGATTCTGAGCCAGCCGGATGCCATTCCTGAAGAGCTGATTCGTCAGTCGATGACGACATTTCTGGAACGGAACAGCGTCGATGGTGATCTGATTGCGATCAGCGTGCCAGGCCAGAGTTCGCTGGCGAAGTTCATCAAGTTGCCACCGGTTGAGCCCAGCAAGGTGGCGGAAATCGTCAAGTACGAAGCCCGCCAGCAGATTCCGTTTGATCTGAATGAAGTGATTTGGGATTACCAGCCAATTGGCGGTGGAGAAGAAGAGAGCGGTTTCATGCTGGAGGCCGAGGTGGGCCTGTTCGCGATGAAACGCGACCTGGTTTACGAAGCGATGCGGCCATTCATGTCGAATGGTAAAGAAGTCGAAATCATTCAACTCGCGCCTTTGGCGGTCTACAACTACCTGTCGTACGACGTTCTGGGATTTCGCAAGACTGCTGATACGCCCGAACCTCCTTCGACTGACGAATACTACGTGATGCTGGATATGGGGGCGGACAACACCACATTGCTGGTGTCGAACGGTCGCAGTATCTGGATTCGAAACGTGCCGATCGGTGGGAACCATTTCACACGGTCGTTGACTCGCGAAATGAAACTGACCTTTGCCAAGGCAGAGCATCTCAAGATTAATGCGACAAAGAGTCCGGATCCCAAGTCGGTGTTTCAGGCGATGCGGCCTGTCTTCAACGACTATGTCTCTGAAATTCAAAAGTCGATTGGCTTCTTCGGCAGCGTCAATCGCGGGGCGAAAATTAAGAAGGTGATTGGCGTTGGAAATGGATTCCGTCTTGCGGGGCTCCAGAAGTTTCTCCAACAGAATCTGCAATACGACGTGGAGCGTCTCGAGCATCTGAGCGGTGCGACTGGTGACTCCGTCCTGGCTGATCCGCTGTTTGTCGACAACATCATGACGTTTGCCGTTCCCTACGGGCTCGCGCTTCAGGCCGTGGGTCAGACTCGAATTCGCACTTCACTTCTTCCGCCCGAAATTGCTGTCGAGCGAAAGATTCGCAGCAAGAAGCCGGTCGCAGTGGCCGCTGCCGCCGGGCTGATGCTGGCTATGGGCATTGGCACCATGGCAAGTGCCCATGTTCTCGGCACGTATGGCGAAGAAAAATGGAAGCCTGCACAGGATGCCGTTACCGCACTGCAGTCTGCGGTGAGTGCCAATCAGAATGCTTATTCAGCAGAGAAAACCCGGCACGAAGAACGAATCACCAGCATTAACCAATTGGTGGCTCCGCTGGAGAAGCGGGTCCTGTGGGCTGAATTGCTGAAGGCGGTCAATGAGTGCCTGCCGCGTGATGAAGGAAACGCACTGGATCAGTCTGATATATCGCTGCAGCGACGGATTCACCTCGACACGATTACCTCCAAGAAGGTGGAAGACGTTGGTGCCTGGTACCAGGCTTTGAAAGACGGTCGGGTGATTGATAGCGACGATGGTGATGCTGCTGATGGTGCTGAAGCTTCGGCCAGCGAACTTCCGGCTCCGGAAGGAGCGGGGTACATCGTGACGCTGCGTGGCTATCACTTCTACAACAATGAGTCGTTGAAGTTTGAGGAAAAAGGCGAGTACTTTGTCCTGTCAACTTTGAACGATAATCTCTCGAAGTGGACCATTGATCGGGGTGGCTGGGAAGTGCCGGTGGCCAAGCTTGGTATCTCACATCCAATTGTGGTCAGCAGTATCGATAACAAGTTTATCTACGACCCGAATGCTCGCTTTGGCGAAAATGGTGCCATGACGGGCGGTCCCGGGATGGGAGGGGGCTATCCAGGAATGGGAGGCGGCTATCCGGGTGGTAGTGGTGATATGTATGGAGAAACAGGCGGTGAAACCCCGGGTGCTCTGGGAGGTTTTGGTGGGTCGGATTTAGGCGGTCCTGGTCTGGGGGGCCCGGCAATGGGCGGACTTGGTCTCGGAGGACCCGGTTTGGGTGGCCCGGGAATGGGCGGGCCTGGCATGGGTTCAAACATGTATGGCGGGCAAGGGGCTGCGGGTGGCGGCAATGTCGTGTTTGAAGAGAAGTCGAAGGAAGATCTGCAACAGCTCGAACGAACAGATTTCATTCTTCAGTTCGTCTGGAAACCAACGGTGGAACGTGACCGAGTCGATTCGGATCCGGCGGTTTCCGGCGAAACAGCGTCCGAAGAGGGTGGTGTAGAGTCTCCGGCGGACCCATCCGGAGACGAGTCTGCTGCGACGAGTGCCGGTTAG
- a CDS encoding DUF6493 family protein: MAKKRSAGLDNIRTELAKLLEVPESEEQISNLLRPLSEPERREFASLCIKRHGQEKRRRFIEDPPGTFGINPLVLVAGHAVFWVCSFSEIRKAGWTARPDSETVLDILRVRRPAWIDDQVNAMLADQNFAAGNWKVVRQLVREKLCTRPEHPRYYVGMIVGLSFDRGDATHTVLRALNNDPELLKDDVWKLFEYEGEELCTLVNVDRQKNGSFTKGNWADALKTLSRKGKLSRPRLLQSTLSALMSGFSAHHAKWFVQFFDFMEPTAAELRKHSETILSLVSAPALNVAEWAFEHCRRFVEQGVVSDVPALCSTVAPLLLARTKGAALNAVKFLEELSNGFPKQRSEVCLTVVEALAHEKAEVQKHAFQLIQSIGDPSDDRLLASIQNYQGVASAVVRKQISAWLASSGVDAANSSSAVRNAALVAPKKKTGTKRVTFDARQLSGYSTQQLSLLRIPDLVQSLREDRQSAGEGVDIPATIFNGTEIPRLDPGQRIEPVADLEELLEVLGLAIEDATLVDEGERALAGLARLSNDKPDDFQALVGPLVKRARGLLKRTVVPFSGYSLRGDLTGLILAWSYGGKVRLERKKPASRFSGGRLIIHGLMDEPFETWDNENCVQMQFLSKRSLEIADRLNSEPWILLSAPTHKGGWIDPVEFVDRINELRTDPDECDVILAMLRLAPENRGTALKRLKPAVRGEWLDAVRHALGGRVRRAGSSPHLWAAAARSRAPFDDDAFVQKAFPQLGTGCATAAEFVVTYRVNKHARKLEYSACISTPEVMPKVGDVMLPTLITQVNLNGDDNSIALYADENSVHWLKTLWPGCCEMFFAGGAQLLFSNLDWWEAEWGNKCFMEPLLDPGTPPRAIGLFMLLCGLAAKEPGEHGLAVDILIQAISDGRVGTDCLGEALAEHLPWQAFNFSRLAKRFGDIAAASDLHSWVVFRSWERAIAECVSRNQSGVASASLKASSQLPDTPRGMGDIFEMLVEIAARLGCGITLAACRTFLQSITGSGKVAKSAKQLAEFDNEFDVSEVLESAIRGRVEHLDRWVSVSAE, translated from the coding sequence ATGGCGAAGAAGCGAAGTGCCGGTTTGGACAATATTCGAACAGAGCTCGCGAAGCTGTTGGAAGTTCCGGAATCGGAAGAGCAGATCAGCAATCTGCTGCGTCCTCTGAGCGAGCCGGAGCGGCGTGAATTTGCGTCCCTGTGCATCAAACGACACGGGCAGGAGAAACGTCGGCGTTTCATCGAAGATCCTCCCGGCACTTTCGGCATCAACCCCCTGGTTCTGGTGGCCGGGCACGCGGTATTCTGGGTCTGTAGTTTCTCTGAGATCAGGAAGGCGGGCTGGACCGCGCGGCCGGATTCTGAAACGGTGCTGGACATTCTTCGTGTTCGCAGGCCTGCCTGGATTGATGATCAGGTGAACGCGATGCTGGCAGATCAGAATTTTGCGGCTGGCAACTGGAAGGTGGTTCGTCAGCTGGTCCGGGAGAAGCTCTGCACCAGGCCGGAGCACCCGCGCTACTATGTCGGAATGATCGTTGGCCTGAGCTTTGATCGAGGGGACGCCACGCATACCGTTCTGCGAGCGCTGAACAATGATCCGGAGCTGCTGAAGGATGACGTGTGGAAATTATTCGAATATGAGGGCGAAGAACTCTGTACCCTGGTCAATGTTGATCGTCAGAAAAACGGATCGTTTACGAAAGGCAATTGGGCTGATGCGCTGAAGACTCTTTCCAGGAAGGGAAAGCTTTCTCGCCCGAGGCTACTGCAGTCGACATTGTCGGCTTTGATGTCCGGTTTCTCTGCCCATCACGCAAAATGGTTTGTGCAGTTCTTCGACTTTATGGAACCTACGGCAGCAGAACTCAGAAAACACTCGGAGACAATTCTGAGTCTTGTATCGGCACCAGCGCTGAATGTTGCCGAATGGGCTTTTGAGCATTGTCGACGATTTGTGGAGCAAGGCGTTGTCAGTGATGTTCCCGCCTTATGTTCAACGGTTGCCCCGTTGCTTTTAGCACGGACGAAAGGGGCTGCTTTGAATGCTGTGAAGTTTCTGGAAGAACTGTCGAACGGGTTTCCGAAACAGCGCAGCGAAGTTTGCCTGACGGTGGTGGAAGCGCTTGCACATGAAAAGGCAGAGGTCCAGAAGCATGCGTTCCAGTTGATTCAATCGATTGGTGATCCTTCTGACGATCGATTGCTGGCCAGTATACAGAATTATCAGGGAGTCGCTTCGGCTGTTGTACGGAAGCAGATTTCCGCATGGCTTGCATCGTCAGGCGTCGATGCAGCAAATTCGTCCTCGGCAGTTCGTAACGCCGCGTTGGTTGCACCGAAGAAAAAAACAGGGACGAAGCGAGTGACTTTTGATGCACGGCAGCTCTCGGGTTACTCGACGCAGCAGTTGTCTCTTCTGCGTATCCCTGATCTGGTTCAGTCGCTTCGGGAGGATCGTCAGTCGGCTGGTGAGGGTGTGGATATTCCGGCGACGATCTTTAACGGCACTGAGATTCCTCGTCTTGACCCGGGCCAGCGAATCGAGCCTGTCGCGGATTTGGAGGAACTTCTGGAAGTCCTTGGCCTTGCCATTGAAGACGCAACGCTGGTCGATGAAGGGGAACGCGCTCTGGCCGGTCTGGCCCGTTTATCGAATGATAAACCTGATGACTTTCAGGCATTGGTTGGGCCGCTTGTGAAGCGTGCCAGGGGACTCCTGAAACGAACGGTCGTTCCATTCAGCGGCTACAGTTTAAGAGGTGACCTGACAGGTCTCATTCTGGCGTGGTCATACGGTGGCAAGGTTCGTCTTGAGCGGAAGAAGCCGGCGTCCCGATTCAGTGGTGGTCGCCTTATCATCCATGGCCTGATGGACGAACCGTTTGAAACCTGGGACAACGAAAACTGCGTGCAGATGCAGTTCCTGTCGAAGCGATCTCTGGAAATTGCGGATCGGCTGAATTCAGAACCCTGGATCTTGCTCAGTGCGCCGACGCATAAAGGTGGATGGATCGATCCCGTGGAATTTGTGGATCGCATCAATGAACTTCGGACAGACCCGGACGAGTGTGATGTGATTCTGGCGATGCTTCGACTTGCTCCTGAAAACCGGGGCACCGCATTGAAGAGATTGAAGCCAGCAGTCAGGGGCGAGTGGCTGGATGCGGTCAGACATGCACTCGGCGGACGGGTTCGACGCGCCGGAAGTTCTCCACATTTGTGGGCAGCGGCGGCAAGGTCGAGAGCACCTTTTGATGACGATGCGTTTGTGCAGAAGGCATTCCCGCAACTGGGCACTGGTTGTGCGACAGCAGCAGAATTTGTTGTTACCTATCGGGTGAATAAGCATGCCCGAAAGCTGGAATACAGTGCCTGCATTTCAACGCCTGAAGTCATGCCGAAAGTCGGTGATGTCATGCTGCCGACGCTGATAACGCAAGTCAATCTGAATGGAGATGATAATTCAATCGCGCTCTATGCGGATGAGAACTCAGTCCATTGGCTGAAGACGCTTTGGCCGGGGTGTTGCGAAATGTTCTTTGCTGGAGGGGCTCAACTCCTGTTCAGCAATCTCGACTGGTGGGAAGCGGAATGGGGCAACAAATGTTTCATGGAACCGCTGCTGGATCCGGGCACGCCGCCGCGTGCCATTGGGTTGTTTATGTTGCTGTGCGGTCTGGCTGCAAAGGAACCTGGTGAACATGGTCTGGCGGTCGACATCCTGATTCAGGCCATTTCCGATGGACGTGTGGGAACGGATTGCCTGGGAGAAGCGTTGGCAGAGCATCTGCCGTGGCAGGCCTTCAATTTCAGTCGACTGGCCAAACGCTTTGGGGACATTGCTGCAGCGTCCGATCTGCATTCCTGGGTCGTGTTTCGATCCTGGGAGCGCGCAATTGCCGAGTGCGTTTCACGGAACCAGAGTGGCGTGGCGAGTGCGTCTTTGAAGGCCAGCAGTCAATTACCGGATACGCCTCGCGGCATGGGCGATATTTTCGAGATGCTGGTGGAGATTGCCGCACGGCTCGGTTGCGGGATCACCCTTGCTGCCTGCCGGACCTTCCTGCAGTCCATTACCGGTTCCGGAAAAGTGGCGAAGTCAGCGAAACAGTTGGCCGAATTCGACAACGAATTTGATGTGTCCGAGGTGCTGGAGTCTGCTATTCGCGGGCGGGTGGAGCACCTTGATCGGTGGGTGTCTGTATCCGCCGAATGA